One genomic segment of Hordeum vulgare subsp. vulgare chromosome 2H, MorexV3_pseudomolecules_assembly, whole genome shotgun sequence includes these proteins:
- the LOC123427169 gene encoding xylulose kinase 2-like isoform X3 → MAADGCSLLPDDSLFLGFDCSTQSLKATVLDASLAIVAHDAVHFDSELPHYGTEGGVRRDAAEPGRIVSPPLMWAEALDLLLQRLKPKVDFGRVAAISGSAQQHGSVYWGHGAGAVLASLDPASGLAPQLAGALAAPESPVWMDSSSTAQCREVEAALGGALALARMTGCRAHERCTGPQIRKMFQTRRGIYDGTERISLVSSFMASLLIGGYACIDQTDGAGMNLMDIETRQLRQDAIEATAPDLEVKIGKLAPAHAIAGTLAPYFVQRFQFTRNCPVVQWSGDNPNSLAGLALSNPGDLAISLGTSDTVFGVTNVPEPSLDGNILPNPVDPKTYMVMLCYKNGSLTREDIRDRYAEKSWDVFNNLLEQTDPLNGGKLGFYYKEHEILPPLPVGFHRYIVDTLASGPLAETEERLTDEFDPPSEV, encoded by the exons ATGGCGGCTGATGGTTGCTCCCTCCTCCCAGACGACTCCCTTTTCCTCGGGTTTGATTGCTCCACGCA GTCCCTCAAAGCCACGGTGCTGGACGCCAGCCTCGCAATCGTCGCCCACGACGCCGTCCACTTCGACTCCGAGCTGCCGCACTACGGCACGGAGGGCGGCGTCCGCCGGGACGCCGCCGAGCCGGGCCGCATCGTGTCGCCGCCGCTGATGTGGGCCGAGGCCCTGGACCTGCTCCTCCAGAGGCTCAAGCCCAAAGTGGACTTCGGCCGCGTGGCCGCCATCTCCGGCAGCGCGCAGCAGCACGGCAGCGTTTACTGGGGGCACGGGGCGGGCGCCGTGCTGGCGTCCCTGGACCCGGCCAGCGGCCTGGCGCCGCAGCTGGCTGGCGCGCTCGCCGCGCCGGAGTCGCCCGTGTGGATGGACAGCAGCTCCACGGCGCAGTGCCGGGAGGTCGAGGCCGCGCTGGGCGGCGCGCTGGCGCTGGCCCGGATGACGGGGTGCCGGGCGCACGAGCGGTGCACCGGCCCGCAGATCAGGAAGATGTTCCAGACGAGGCGGGGCATCTACGACGGCACCGAGAGGATCTCGCTTGTCAGCTCGTTCATGGCGTCGCTGCTCATCGGCGGCTACGCCTGCATCGACCAGACCGACGGCGCCGGGATGAACTTGATGGACATCGAGACGCGCCAGCTGCGACAAGATGCCATTGAG GCTACAGCTCCAGATTTGGAAGTGAAGATTGGGAAGCTAGCACCAGCGCATGCTATCGCCGGAACTTTAGCTCCGTATTTTGTTCAGAG ATTTCAGTTTACCAGAAACTGTCCGGTTGTTCAGTGGTCAGGGGACAACCCTAATAGCCTTGCAG GCCTAGCATTGAGTAATCCTGGTGATCTAGCAATCAGCCTTGGAACAAGTGATACA GTATTTGGGGTAACTAATGTCCCTGAACCATCCCTCGATGGAAACATCCTTCCTAATCCAgttgacccgaagacatacatggtCATGCTTTGCTATAAAAATGGATCTCTAACACGAGAAG ATATCCGTGATCGTTATGCCGAGAAATCATGGGATGTGTTCAACAACTTGCTTGAGCAAACAGACCCCTTAAATG GAGGGAAACTGGGATTTTACTACAAGGAACACGAGATCCTGCCACCACTTCCAG TCGGGTTTCACCGCTACATTG